The following DNA comes from Prunus dulcis unplaced genomic scaffold, ALMONDv2, whole genome shotgun sequence.
AACGCCTTAAGTTATTCATTATACTTACctatttgttgtttgttttgcCGCATAGTTTGGTACGAGTTGTCTCTCAGTACCATTGATGAGGTGAATCCATGTTTGAATGTGTGGTTTCAATGCATAACATACTAAACTCTCTGACAAAAGAAGAGCGTTGCTATATTTATTGTTGAAAATACATGTGTGCAACATGATGTGTTAGTGTTACTTGCATGATTGAGATGGGATTTAGTTGGATTGAGCACTTTCATCAATTGTCGGGTTCATGGATTGTAATGAAAGGTTGAATGAGTtatctttttataactctatTTGTGAGCCAGTCTGGTCTTGACGTTTTCAAGGGTATCCATGTTTTGTGCTGATCTGGTCCGTGGAGAATGATTCATATGttaactttaaaataaataaataaacaaagccATTTCATACTCGAAAGTTTGTTATTACATACCATACCTCAGCTTTTGGAATGAGGCATTTTTTATCTGGAGAGATGgaataattttgtatttttttggtgtaTGTAGCTTCTGACATTTTGTACCATAATGCAGAAGCTTGTGTTGATTTTAGTGGAAGACTCAGCAGGAATGGCCTTCTTTTGTGGgggttttttctatttctgtaGTGTCTTTATCTCCTTCTGTCGTagtttttgcttttcaaaTTTATGCGTTTAGGTTATTGTTTTCATGTCCATTCCACATCATTTGTGTTAATTATGTATATGGGGGTATTTATTTGAAGGGTTTGTACTTCAGGGAaatttaccccaaaaaaaaaaaaaagatttttataTCAGGCAATGTGAGCATTATATGGTTATTTATCAACAGCAGCATGCCTTTACTTTATTTAGAGTGGAGAATGTACATTAGAAGAAATAAAGATGCTTTCATAAAATGTAATGTTTTCTATTGGCATTAACATTTCTTACTAATATTATGTTGCAGACTGATTGGGAGGGAGGTTTTTTCCCACTTACCCTTCACTTCAGTGAAGACTACCCTAGCAAGCCTCCAAAGTGTAAATTCCCACCAGGTTTCTTCCACCCAAATGTATATCCATCTGGAACTGTTTGTCTATCAATTCTTAATGAGGACAGTGTGAGTACCTTCTGTTTGTTTAAGTTTTCTACATATAGCAACTTCTTTGACATGGAGAATTAATGAGCTTTTTATCCCATGATACTTAGCATTCGTTGTCTTATATGTAGGGTTGGAGACCAGCAATAACCGTGAAGCAAATTCTTGTGGGCATTCAGGATTTACTGGATCAGCCAAATCCTGCTGATCCTGCACAGACAGAAGGGTATCACCTCTTCATTCAGGTATGTTGC
Coding sequences within:
- the LOC117613519 gene encoding SUMO-conjugating enzyme SCE1, with the protein product MSGGIARGRLAEERKAWRKNHPHGFVAKPETLSDGTVNLMVWHCTIPGKTGTDWEGGFFPLTLHFSEDYPSKPPKCKFPPGFFHPNVYPSGTVCLSILNEDSGWRPAITVKQILVGIQDLLDQPNPADPAQTEGYHLFIQDATEYKKRVRQQAKQYPPLV